CACACCAAGCGTAGTGGTTTTGATACCACCAGCAGTTGATCCGGGTGTACCACCGATATACATCAACATCATTGTTAATAGTACAGTTGCTGAACTCATTGAATCAAAACTGAATTGCGCAAAACCAGCGGTTCGGTATGAAATAGACATAAACAATGTATCGAAAATGCGGTTTATAGGTTGAATGCCTTGAGCAGAGCTCATATTACGTTCGGTCAATTCAAACAACAACCAACCACCTACAATTAGAACACCTGTCATAACAAGTGCTAGCTTGGAGTGTAATGTTAGGCGATGTGTTGTTCGATATATGAGTAGATCACGCCAGACTAAGAACCCGAGAGAGCCAGCAACGATTAGGAAGGCAATAATTAGTAGAATCCAAGGTTGATTATTATAAGCAGCTGTCTCGTGAGGTAAAATTGAGAAACCAGAATTACCAAATGCTGAGATGGCGTGAAATACAGCATAAAACATACCATGTTTCCAACCAAAGTCATTTATAAAGAAAGGCGCTAACAACACTGCACCGATACTTTGAATAATAACTGATAGTTTAATAACATACCCAAAGACCACCCGTGTATCATAGAGACTTTCCAAGTTATAAACTTCTTGAACCATCATTTTACTTCTTAAATCCATTTTTTTTCGGGTTGCCGTAAATAACAGTACTGAAAATGACATGAATCCTAGCGCGCCAATCTCAATCAGAACCATGATGACGATTTGACCAAAGGTGGTCCAATGAGTTGCTGTGTCAACAACTGTGAGGCCAGTAACTGAGGCTGCTGAAGTTGCTGTAAATAAGCCATCCATGAAGGTGTGACCCACATTACCATGATAACTAAAGGGCAGCATTAGTAACAGCGCACCGACTGTAATGACTGTTAAAAAGCCTAATGACAATCGTTGCGGCATTGATATGCGCGACCAAAAAGTATGGCGTTGCGATTGGTCATGAAATTTTTGCATTTCAGCTGCAGTTGGTAAATCGATTTTTCTAGACATATTTATTTTTGTAGGGTTCTTTCTCGAAATAGGTTGTTGTTTAATAGAGAGGTATATTACCTTTGTTCAATTATACACTGTGGGTTGTAAAATCGGATGTTTTTGGATAATGAGCTGATCAAAATCAGCTATTTGATAGACGGCTTAGCCACGATAAGGATTGCTGTTTACAAATGACGGCACTAATGTTAATATAAAATGTTCGAAAAATTATGATAGAATTGTTAGATTATTATAATCGTAATTAGATTTATCATGTCTAGGTAAAAAGACACACATGCGTATTGTGAACTAATTAAGGGGACTTATCAAATATGATTCGATTAATGCAAAATAAAAATCAGAGGAATAATGTTAGTGTACGTATTGCTATTTATTTGACCTACATTGTACAGGGATTTGCTTTAATTATTTTAGCGCAGACTGTGCAGCAATTAAGTGAATTGTGGGATGCCTCAATTGCTGGTACAACTGCTGTCGTTTCAGCAATTGGTATTGGAAAGTTAATTGCCTATCCAATTTTGGGAGAATTGTCTGATCACGTTGATAGAAAAAAATTATTAATGATGGCGATGCTCATGTATTTAATATTTTTTACTATTTTACCATTAACAAAGAATATATTTTTCGCCGTTGTCATAACTACGCTGGCAGGACCAGCCAACGCGGCATTAGATTCTGTGGCCTACCCCACATTATTAGAAATGAATCATGGCAAATCTAGTGGGAATGTACTCATTAAAGCAATGATTTCATTGGGTGAGGGGATATTACCGATTATCTTAGTCATGTTGATTAATCAACATATTTGGTTTGGCTGGTTATTTTGGGTTGCCACGGCTATTCTAATAGTAAATTTAATCATCATGACCTCAATTAATGCAGCTGGATTTTACACTATTCGCGCCTCAAAAGGGGGCAAGAGAGTCAACAGTAAGGGTACATGGCATTGGAATATTACAAAAATATTATTTATGATTTATGGCTTCAGTGCAATGTGGGTGATGATTCATTTTACTCAGTGGGTCACGCGATATTTTCACATTGTACAATCTTTTTCAACAGTTAGTTCGCATGTACTAATGTCTTTTTACAGTATTGGCTCACTCATGGGCGTGGGCACTTTGTTCTTATTGACCAACCGTGGATGGATCAGCGAAAAAATATTGTTAATGATTACAGCGATAGGAACAATAGTTGGCTTAGTTATTGTCGTTTTGAGCCAAGAAACAATCAGTGCTAGTTTTGGTTGCTTTATTTTTGGCTTTTCAGCCGCAGGAGGAGCGTTACAGTTGGGACTGAGTCAATTAATAGCCTCAGATCCAAAGTTTTCAGGTCGTTTGACCGGTCTCTATTTTTTCTTTGGTAGCATTGCATTTTTTATTATGCCAATTGTCACTGGGCACTTTGCCGCACAACACTTGCAAGGTGTGATGTTGAGTTTGTTGGCTGTGGCTGGTTTGAATTTGTTTATTGTAGTCTTTAATTTCTATCATTCGCGACAGGTAACGAAACAATAATTTTATAAACAAACACAAAAAAAGCAAGACATGGTAGTCTTGCCTTTTTTGTGTCTGTTTATAAGTTGGATAGATACTTTTTCATCCGGTTCTGAAAATCAACCAGTGGTTCTGGATCAGGTTGGCTCATCCAGACGGAAATAAACGATGTGAGCATTTCAATTAAGTATTCTGTAGTTAGAATATCGGCAGCCAATTTAGGATTATATCGTGTAATTAGTGATAAATATTTAGATTTAATAAATGTAATCCAAATATTTCTGATATATGGGCGTGTATATAAAAGGTGTAATTCTTCTTTTTTTTCGTAGAGCATCGGTGCCATGTCGTTGATGAAAACTGATGTAAGATTGTCATTGGTTGACAAGCTTGTTTCTACCTTGATTTTAACGTCTTTGTCAATTCGATTGATTACAGCATAAAATAAATCATCATATGAGGGATAATATTTTTTAATTTTTTGGATAGCGATACCAGAAGTTTTTTCTAGTTGTTTGAGACTAGGCTTATCTTCTCTGTTTGAATGCATATTGGCTAAGAAAGATAGTAAAATTAGCTCTTCATCATTGTCTTCACACGAATTAGTCGGTGGAATAATAAAAAAGTCCAGAGGCAAATCAAATTTTTCAATAATTAATAGCATCATTTCTGTTGTGGGGTGCCCTTTATGACGTTCCCAATTAGAGACAGATTGAAATGAAATATATAATTTTTCAGCGAATTGCTGTTGTGTTAGTCCGTGTTTTTTACGGAGCGCTTTAATTTTATTACCAATCTCCATAATAGTCTCCAAAATAATTCTTTGTTACCATGATATAACATATTTGGAATGAATCCAATATTTTATCATAAAATGTCTGGATAATCACTAAAAAATTGATAATTATTAGTGATAGATTTTGGAATTTATAAAAATCTACTTTGATATAATACTAAAAAGGATGAGAAATATTCTTTATTCTGCACAACTTGAGCGAAAAGGTTGTGGGGGACAGAATATTTCAAAGGCGATGAGATAAAAGGAAAAAAGTTAGATTACGTATTATTAAGAATAAAAATAGTAAAGAGTAGTTTCACCGAAGTATAAATTTTAAAGGAGACATGCGAGTGAATGCTGAAGAAACGATTACTCAAGGCGAGTATGACATTGTAGAAACTGAACAATTACAGAAAATTTATGGTGGTGATTTAGGTGAAGCCCTTAAATACTATAGGCAAGCTGCAGGTTTAACCGCTCGCGAATTATCCCGAAAAATGAATATCACACCAGCGGCTTTGTCTAACTATGAAAATAACAAAAGAAGGCCGGACTTAGAATTCGTTAGAGATGTTGCTCATCAACTAGATTTATCAATTGATACGTTATTAGAAAGTATGTGAGTTAACAATGTGTTGATTTTGGTTGAAGTAGATTTGAATATTTGTAATACTATATTAGGTAGTAGATGAGGTATACATCATTTGCTATTTCTCATAAAGTATAAGAATTATATTTTTTAGGCAGTGGCACAAGAAAGAATGGTTAGTAATAATTTGGAGTTTCAAGGCGTAATTATGAATATAATTAATGAAATACTCTAAGTTGTATTTTCAATATTATTATTATTATTATGAAATGGTATAGGGATGTCCCGCAACAACTTTTG
The Leuconostoc suionicum genome window above contains:
- a CDS encoding helix-turn-helix domain-containing protein produces the protein MNAEETITQGEYDIVETEQLQKIYGGDLGEALKYYRQAAGLTARELSRKMNITPAALSNYENNKRRPDLEFVRDVAHQLDLSIDTLLESM
- a CDS encoding TrkH family potassium uptake protein, whose amino-acid sequence is MSRKIDLPTAAEMQKFHDQSQRHTFWSRISMPQRLSLGFLTVITVGALLLMLPFSYHGNVGHTFMDGLFTATSAASVTGLTVVDTATHWTTFGQIVIMVLIEIGALGFMSFSVLLFTATRKKMDLRSKMMVQEVYNLESLYDTRVVFGYVIKLSVIIQSIGAVLLAPFFINDFGWKHGMFYAVFHAISAFGNSGFSILPHETAAYNNQPWILLIIAFLIVAGSLGFLVWRDLLIYRTTHRLTLHSKLALVMTGVLIVGGWLLFELTERNMSSAQGIQPINRIFDTLFMSISYRTAGFAQFSFDSMSSATVLLTMMLMYIGGTPGSTAGGIKTTTLGVLILQTHAALRGKKDVVFSHRRLSHENIVRALLLVFVSLAFLGILSFLLMLTQEHTAHYGLEYIIFEVVSAFATTGLTLGLTPHLTTFGQLIIMLAMFIGRVGIYTVMFSILNVHDDKAPFRYPEESVIIG
- a CDS encoding helix-turn-helix domain-containing protein, with protein sequence MEIGNKIKALRKKHGLTQQQFAEKLYISFQSVSNWERHKGHPTTEMMLLIIEKFDLPLDFFIIPPTNSCEDNDEELILLSFLANMHSNREDKPSLKQLEKTSGIAIQKIKKYYPSYDDLFYAVINRIDKDVKIKVETSLSTNDNLTSVFINDMAPMLYEKKEELHLLYTRPYIRNIWITFIKSKYLSLITRYNPKLAADILTTEYLIEMLTSFISVWMSQPDPEPLVDFQNRMKKYLSNL
- a CDS encoding MFS transporter; the encoded protein is MIRLMQNKNQRNNVSVRIAIYLTYIVQGFALIILAQTVQQLSELWDASIAGTTAVVSAIGIGKLIAYPILGELSDHVDRKKLLMMAMLMYLIFFTILPLTKNIFFAVVITTLAGPANAALDSVAYPTLLEMNHGKSSGNVLIKAMISLGEGILPIILVMLINQHIWFGWLFWVATAILIVNLIIMTSINAAGFYTIRASKGGKRVNSKGTWHWNITKILFMIYGFSAMWVMIHFTQWVTRYFHIVQSFSTVSSHVLMSFYSIGSLMGVGTLFLLTNRGWISEKILLMITAIGTIVGLVIVVLSQETISASFGCFIFGFSAAGGALQLGLSQLIASDPKFSGRLTGLYFFFGSIAFFIMPIVTGHFAAQHLQGVMLSLLAVAGLNLFIVVFNFYHSRQVTKQ